TGCCGTGGAGATCATGGCTGCACCATGATCTGGCTGATGATCTATAATCTACCACTACCCCTCTCTCACACCTCAAGTCCATCATAAAGGTGCATCTACCAGTCTTACGGCAGATCACGTCGCTTCATGTAGGTAATGGTAAAACATGCTTCTTCTGGCTTGATAGATGGCTGTTTTCGGAGTCACTATCCATCATATTCCCGGCACTTTTTTCACATTGCACATCGCCTTTTGATCGTGTTAGTGCTGTAATGTGTAATGGACATAATCTGAGCTTGCGGAATAGACTAACCGCAGGTGCGGAGGATGAGCTCGCCTCGTTATGTTCTCTCTTGCAGGATTTCGCGCCCTCGGATGCCGATGACTCGAGGGTACTTCTCTCAGGGCGACCCTTCTCCACACGCGGTGCATACCAAATGCTCTCGTTGGGCGAGGCTGATCCGGCATCAGAGGCGATCTGGAGCTGCCATGTCCCCCTCAAAGTGAAGATCTTCGCATGGTTGGTTCACCGAGATCGATTGAACACTCGGCACAACCTCCGCAACAAGACGATCATTTCGGATGATGCCTGTCCCCGATGCGCCAGTGCTTCAGAAACGCATGAGCATATGTTCTTCGGCCGTCGAGGCGAGCCAACAGGTTTGGGGGCTTCTGGGGCTCGCCCTGCCTTCATCAACCACTGCCCCTTGGACCTCACCGGCACCCGCTTCTGCTGCCTCGCCGCTGCTCTGGCAGGCCATGATCATGACCATTCTCTGGAAGATTTGGGATGCTCGGAATAGTGTGGTCTTTCGCCATATAACCTTACCAACTCATGTAATTGTTAGAAATATCCTAGAGGACTTTACGCTTTGGGCTCATCGGCTCAAGAAGGCCGATCTTAAGGTAGTGGCCACCGTGTGGCGTGATTACCCATCATCACGGATATCGATCCATGTAACACCGTCCTTTtgacaattaaaaaaaaattagcgaCAAGGAGCTTCCATCGTACCAATGAATTGAAGGAGGGCTGGGTCCGTCTATaatggatggatcgatgagAAGTACACATCGACAGCTCTGGAATACCTGTTGCTGTGAAAAGACTCAACAACCGGGTTTGCAAGGGCCCCGAGGCCCGAGTGTGGTTTATTAGTGAGTTATTATTGTCGCCGATAGTGGTACAAGTGTACGACGCCCCAATTTTGTATACCGCGTGTGTTTCTAAATCATTATTAACTAaagaaatataaattataagaaaaatatatcattaaaaGTTTtcattcaaatatgaatcaaaaaatatatttttatacaaTATAATACATGGGACCGTATTAGGTGAAAATCTCTGTTCGGTGCAAATTTAAAAGCTTTTAATCCTAATCATTAGaatttcggttttttttttttgagatacTACCAGGCAGAGAAGCCGGCCGTATTCTCAGGCCCAGCAGCGATAACCGAATGCAAAAGGCTATTGGGCCTCCATGGTCCACTCCGGGACCGGGAAGTCCTTGTGTAAAACCTCGGCAGCCGCCAGCCAAGCCCCCTCTTCCCCTCCCAATCCCGGCGTCCGGCCGGGCTGTTGATCTCTCCTTCAGGTCAGGATTCGGCCCTCTCTGTCCCCAAAAGGTTTCTGTTGTCGACGGCCATCGAAAAAGGTGTGATTTTTATGTGTCTAGTTTTGTTGGGCAGCGAGAGACGATGATGAACCAGCTGGGTAGTCGTCGGCGTTTCTTGAATCTTCTAGTCCGGAGCTCTAGAGATGGCCTCTATTCGCTGCGTCGGATGGATCCCTACAAGAATCTCTTTTACGACTCCACAAAACAAGCagaggaagcagcagcagcagcttgtgCCGACggcaaaaggaagaagaaatttgACAAGACGATTCGGCGACTGCCTGATCCCGTCACCAGATTCGGATCGTCCACAATCGGCGCGCTGCCTGACGGCCTGGAGTGGTTCGAGCTCTTGTCCCCACGAGTCAGCACCGATGGTAGGATCGTCAACTCCACAAAGGCCGGCGAGCTTGCCATGTTCGACGCCGACAACAGCATCTTCTACACCCTTCCGCCGCTCCACCAGCCCAAGGGGTTCGAACCAGTCGCCTTCTCCGTCACCCCCCCTGGAGGAGACGACGACAAGCAGCAGCACTTGCTCTACCTTCTCGACAGGTACCCCGGCCGTCTCGCCACCCGCCCTCGCATGTCTCCTTCCTGCAACCACCCTCGCTCCTGTTTCGAGGTGGTCGAGCTCGGCTTCAAGGACTCACGATCCAAAGGCGGCTGGCGGTCGCGCCTCCTTCCACCGCCTCCCTACGTCCACCAGCCTGGTTATCAACCCTCCCTGATTAATTCCTACACCACTATGGAGAATACCGCCGACGGCTCCACCTCCATCTGCGTATCATCACAGGGCTTTGGCACCTACTGCTTTGACACGGCGTGCCGAGACGACACCCACCAGCTTGGATGGCGACCCTTGGAGGAATGGAGGCACGTTGGAGACTGGACCCTCCCGTTCGACGGCAGGGGCGAGCACATCCGCGAGCTCGATATCTGGCTGGGCTTCAAATGGGACACTCCACCCTGCAGGCTCAACCACCTCTGCGCCGTCGACTTGTCTGCTGCCATGGACCAGGGCCGACCGCCCGCAATACAGCATGTCTGGGGGGGTCTCTCCGGCATGTCCGACCAAGAGGAACAGCAGCTCTTACCTATGCATCGCAGGGTTGtcaacctgggtggtggcaagCTTTGCATTGCCAAGGTGCTTGATGACATTGAAGGCAAGCGTTTCGCTGTGCTCACCGGCATCGAGTTGCTCCGCGACCCCAACAAGAGCCTGCGGATTGTCAAGCACAAGTGTGCCCGTTACACATCCGTTATGGAAATGATTCGCTGGGTGCTCTGAATCTCTCTCTTGTATCACAGCTTTTGTTGTTTCTCCTGTCCCAGAAGCCATATGTGTCTAGTTTCTTTTTGTAAGAAGGTGTATACACTATTGACtatgtttgtgtttgtttgtttgtttgtttgtttgcataCAAAATTCTCAAGTTAGTATGGGCAGAATTGAGCAGCAACAATGTGCAAGGGTATCTGAATAAGCCATAATACATTCATAGTTGCAATCCAAATTACAACAGTTTGATACTCTATAATTGCTTGATATCTTATAAACAAGTAGCTCTCCATACTGTCTTGAAAGAATTTATCATGCAAATCCAAGGGGATGATGACTAAGAAAGAGTTATAAGACAACAGTGTGGCAAGGCAAAAAGATTGACCTCATGCAGCCAAACAGAAAGGAAATATGTTATGCGCAAGCACTGCAAGTTTCGATGACCCATGCCTATACTGTTTGGTGTCCGTTTCGCAGCGCAATCTTATGATGTATCTGAACCCAGTGGTGATACGCAGATTGTCTTGTAAAGATGCCCGTCCACCTTTTTCTTACATGTGGAACCATCTCGAATTTTTGGGCAAAACTTTCAGTGCCATATGCCACAGAGCACATGAACAATGGCTAAACATGTTTGGGGCAATCAAACTTGGCGATCCATAGAAATGTAACGTTCATTTGCTAGTCTACCTTTAAAAAAGCGGCAAGGATTCTCTGCAGTAAGTCACCTGACTTTGTGTGGCTGACGTGCGGGCCAGACCATCATGGGACCCACAAGTCAGCCACACAAAGTCATGGGACTTAAAGTCAGACAATCCACCCCGTTAAAAAAGCCAAAGCATACCTGTGAATGTTGTTCATAAGAAATAATTTCAGTCAGTCCAGCATCCTTGTGCTGGTTAGATTTTCCATCACGGTTGCTAGTCCGTAGGGTTGCATAATCCTCATAGCAACAAAATCAACATATATGTATTTACTTCAGAATTCGATTAAGATTTCAGCATCAACTACATTGGGTGCATGTTGTATCCTGCATTCAGGCCCAAGCTGGACGATACGGTTTTCTTAGGGTACTTGACTGCTGCTGCGGCCACATGGACAGAGTTAGAAGCTtattctgtgtattttctcCGACATTGAAACTAACTGGTGTAGCCACGGCTCTCAAGAATGACCTCTCCCAGGCACTCCGGTAAATAGCTCCGTTTCCGCGTCCATGATGTCCTTGTTCAGGTCCAGTGAGGATCTTGCCGCGACAATCGTAAGAGCCAAGGTCACCAAGCACAAGTTTGCCCTTGCACTGCAGAAATGAGTGAGCAAGAGCACAAAATCAGATTTATATTACATATAGTCTGAATTGGTGTGCACATATCTCGCATGTTTCCCTCAAAAATATCTCGCGTGAGGATGAGGCATGTGTTCAGCGTAATGGTAGGTTGGGGTGTTCCATTCAAGCTGGCAATTCCACTGTCAATATTTACGTTGCCTCAGTAGATCTTCGTTATCCTTGAGCAAGGTCGTCTGCCAGGCGTCGCTGtaagaaacaaacaacaaaatggTGGGGAACCCATGTCTCTGTTGTTTCAGGTTAATATGAGATGACAACGTTGGTGAAAATTACCTCCTGTATCAGCTTAGTTAGCTACCTTCGAAAAGCCGAGTCTGGCATAGAAGGTCGTGTAAGCTGATTACTAGAATGTAAAGTGAGTTGGAAAATGCTAACCTTCCTCCCCCTGATAGTATCATGGATGCTTTTTTCAATTTGACCTCCAAAATGTGCACTTCTTCAATAGAGCACTCTTCCAAATTTCACCCATAAGTTTCCTGAATCTCAGCACTACCAGATGGTGACAAACTGACCTTTGATAGCAGTTTCTTGTAAAGCCGAAAGGGTTACATTTTATAAGCTTCAAGAGCTTGAAGTTTCTTCGACAAGCCCTCGGCATCAGCTTTTACCTTCTGTAATTCAGATCACGTAGTCGTTGAAATTGTATATTTATAATAAATCACATGGTATATAGCATCAGCGAAGTTACTGTGTATAATACTTGAGTCCTCGAGGTAAATCAAATTGAAATTATTTCAACAATACATTTCGCAGCATTTTAAGTTTATAAATATCTGAAGATTCCTCAAATATGCGACAATTGACCCCTCAGTTCTCGCATGCTCCATCACCAAAAATGTAAATGGACAAATCAAACAATTCGGCCAATATTTTGACCTGGTGATGAAGAATCAATTATTTAGCGCAAACCAAGACACAACAAGTCAAATTTGTTCATACATATCAATTGGTTTCTTCCTACAGAACACACACTCATGGTAAATCGGAAGCTGGTGCCATCGCAGATCAGAACTCGCAATGAAGAGTACCCAACAACACCATGTTTCCCTTAATTCCAAGTGCCTTCATTGTGATAGTTATCTTGATTGTAGCAATCGTCATCTGTGGAGAACACATGAACAATACCTCCACTCCGGATCCAGCTCACTCCAACACCATAGCTTGATGCATCAATTAGTTGTGGTAGTGCATCGTTAGAATCATGAACACCAACACCATAGCTTAGCAGAATTGTCCATAGCTCAGGACTTGTGTTGGCATTATGGTTCATCAGTAAGTCAATGGTATCCTTCACTAGGCCTGCTCTAATCAACAAAATCAGCATGCTTTTGTAGTGTTCCAACCCAGGCACGATGCCATCAACCATCATGGAGAACCAATATAACTTCCCTCTATCCACTAGCCCACAGTTGGTACATGCAGCAAGCAGATACATGTATGTTGCACGGTCAGCTTGGAAACCCTCCCGAATCATCTCGTCAAACAACTTTAACACCACCCCATAACTTGCATTGTTTGCATAGCCTTCCAGGATTGAATTCCAAGACCTCAAGTCCCTTCTTTTCATGCTACGAAAGACCAAATAAGCACTTTCCAGGGCACCGCATTCGACGTAAAACTGAAGCAGGCTTCCGGACGAAGTAACCTGTTTTCAAAAGGCTCGTAACCTGTTTCAACAAGCTCCCATGAAGTGCTGCTCCCTGTTTCAAATCACCCAAAACCGTGGAGGACTCTAGCGCGATCGAGAATGTGATCTCCGTCGGGGTTAATCCTGCTCTCACCAATTGAGAGAAGCGATTGAGAACCTGGTCGGTGCGACCATAACGCAGGTTGCAACTCATCAGGTGATTCCAAGACTCCAACCccggcatcatcatcatcgaaTCGAATGTCCTGTCGACGTCTCGCAGCTCCCCAAATTGGGAATAAATCCGGAGCAAAGCAGCACGCGCGGTGTCACCGGACAGAAAGCCAAGGGTCATGTCATGCGAGTGATCAGCGTAGAGAGCGGCGCAAATGCTCCGGGCGGCGGGACCGAGCCCGGACGCGAGGGTAGCGGGGGAGACCACCAGGAGCGCGTGCAGCGAGCGCGCTCGGCGGAGGACGGCGCGGCGTGGGAGTTGGGGGCCCAGCAGCGCCGCGGCAATCGCCACCTCCAGAGTGCAGAATCCGGCGGCTGGGCGTCCCCGCGGTGGCGTTCGGGCAAACGGGTAGGCCGtgccggcgagggagagggtaCGGCGCAAGGGTTCCATTCCTCGCCggcgatttttttttgtttttcgagGGGACTGGAGAGGCGCATATAATAAGTGAGTGGGTTCGTTTTTATAGGGCCGGCGCAGTTCGTTTTCTACTTCATGTTTCCTTTCcactcatttttttcttcatgtttccttttttatttattttcattttcactTCTCTTTATATTTGATAagtggatttttcttttttaaatagcatgatttttttatgtcAGAAGTAAATGAACATATTCatatttttagaaatagaaatATTTGAACATTTATTTCGACTTCAcgccatgattttttttatgctcaTAAACATATTCTTGGAGAGATATGAACATTAATAAGAGATGcatgactttcttctttgggATACACATTTTTGTACAGATATACTAACATTTCCTTTGATACTCATTAACTGTTCATAAAATAAAGGTCATTTAAGAGAATGTTTAATATTTTAAAGATTATgtccaaggaaaaaaagagagacaaATAGTTGGTGCTACCTCATACCAAAGGGTCAAACCAGTGACCTCATTCTTCGGGTGGGAAAGATCTGAACTTTCTAGCCCGCTAAAGCATAGACAAAATGTTGTAAAGCTGTAAACAACAGATATGCTACAGTACTACATATCCAAGTGCACTTTAGAGCACTCACAATGCATGCAGTGACATGTACTGTATCTAAAATTGAAACATAATTAAAAAGCTGAGGTGGAGAAGATAAAATCACAGAGCACTAATCGTTTTTCAAGAATTAAGCATCTCACCGTGTGAAACTATGCCAGAACTTCACTTTACACCAACAAAATGTTATGCTCCGTAACTTATATCACAGACTGTGTTCCTCCATCGCCAGTGGCCACTATACCTCAACAGATCGAAGCTAAGAAGCGAATTAGATCCATCTTTGGGATGTTGAAAAGGTCCAGAAACAGACCATTGTATCAACAAAACACGAGTGAAAAGTTTCTGACAATATGGATGAAATGGGAGCAGAAATTTACAGCGCGAAAAAATGTTTGAGATGAGATGCATCTCCTGAGGATTTTTTGCAAGATAATATGCAACAAAAATACAAGACGAAACTAGCTAGATGAAACAGGCCCGCAGAGGATTGCCAGGTCGGAGTGGAGCAGAACCACGTCGCCGTCGCTGGCGCTCGTCGCCCGCCAGAGGGGGGAACGAATGAGTCACATAATTTCAAGTATACCACTTTTCAGGTTAAGCAATATTTTTATGAGAAATTTGATAAAACACCACACTTTTCTTTGTACTTTGTCCCAAATGCACACCTTTCTTTCATTAGACAAGATAAcacatttttttgaaactttgacaaaatagcattttctgtttttttaatccaTTTTTCCCTCTTGGCCCACATGGCAGATTCTTTAGGACAAAATTGCCCCTGCCCCTTCATGTGCTGATCGGTCccatatcgatcgatcgatttcTCAAACCACTATTAAAACCAGAGGCGGGGCAGCGACAGAGGGAGAATCGGGGAAGAGAAGCCGGTGCCCCCATCGGACTTCGCTCGCCGCGTCCACCATCGCGACCGTGGGAGCGGACGagaccgccaccgccgtcgaaCGCCATCCGCTAGACgaggccgccgtccccgtccACCAATCGAGATCCACCGGTCGAGgttgccaccgccgccgcgtcgccgagGAGCTGCTTTTTGCTGCTTGAGCGCTGCGTTGTCTAGCTCTGCTCTGCTACCTTCTCGGCCTGTGGCGTTGTAGGTTGATGTAGCCTGTAGCCTCTAGCGATGTATacattgttgttgctgctgcttgtttGCCATGGCCTGCCATAGTGTCTATTTTCAGATAAGAATGCATTTGCTATGAGACGATCGATCAATTGAGAGATAGAGTTATAAGATGATCAGTCAATTTGGGAGATCGGTCAGCACACGAAGGGGTAGGGGCAATTTCTTCTCAAAATTCTGCTATGTGGGTCAAGAGGGGGAAAAGTGattgaaaaaacagaaaatgttATTTTATTAAAATTCTAAATAAAAGTGTGTTATTTTGTGTAAGGAAACAAAATGCGTGCATTTGAGGCAAAGTCCAAACAA
This is a stretch of genomic DNA from Brachypodium distachyon strain Bd21 chromosome 1, Brachypodium_distachyon_v3.0, whole genome shotgun sequence. It encodes these proteins:
- the LOC112270311 gene encoding uncharacterized protein LOC112270311, which translates into the protein MMNQLGSRRRFLNLLVRSSRDGLYSLRRMDPYKNLFYDSTKQAEEAAAAACADGKRKKKFDKTIRRLPDPVTRFGSSTIGALPDGLEWFELLSPRVSTDGRIVNSTKAGELAMFDADNSIFYTLPPLHQPKGFEPVAFSVTPPGGDDDKQQHLLYLLDRYPGRLATRPRMSPSCNHPRSCFEVVELGFKDSRSKGGWRSRLLPPPPYVHQPGYQPSLINSYTTMENTADGSTSICVSSQGFGTYCFDTACRDDTHQLGWRPLEEWRHVGDWTLPFDGRGEHIRELDIWLGFKWDTPPCRLNHLCAVDLSAAMDQGRPPAIQHVWGGLSGMSDQEEQQLLPMHRRVVNLGGGKLCIAKVLDDIEGKRFAVLTGIELLRDPNKSLRIVKHKCARYTSVMEMIRWVL